The Candidatus Hydrogenedentota bacterium genome includes a window with the following:
- a CDS encoding type II secretion system F family protein, with amino-acid sequence MPRFKYSGINGTGTPVAGERDAESAHELVDALRAEGEFVHHLENLDGPRGFQREARPLRSEDLSLFTSQLAAMIQSGMPLAPALAELAREARGERLRGMLEDAQRQVESGNTLEAALARHSGAIPPIYLSLIRIGERTGNLPGVLLHLSAFSQRRAQLTQRLQALLAYPIILLISLVIFLGVFVPLVISQFEIMFEQMGGSLPLPTRLLLHVGHLVKSLIPFMPLLILLYIGYVILLNTRARAGVRWLREALLLVTPVAGRLYRGVLEARFYQALGTLLESGAPIVESMCLAGLATGSPRIASASVRAAARTAQGESVSQVLLQFGIARRSHAWMLNQAETAGTLPLSLRRLADSCHRELEMEELSLCATAGPALIVIAGIVVGASIVSCFLPIFMLPQLVW; translated from the coding sequence ATGCCGCGTTTTAAGTATTCTGGAATCAACGGCACCGGTACACCCGTCGCCGGTGAACGAGATGCCGAGTCGGCCCATGAACTGGTCGATGCACTTCGCGCCGAGGGCGAATTTGTCCATCACCTGGAAAATCTGGATGGTCCGCGCGGATTTCAGCGTGAAGCGCGCCCGCTGCGTTCGGAGGACCTGAGCCTGTTCACCAGTCAGCTTGCCGCGATGATCCAGAGCGGCATGCCCCTGGCGCCGGCACTGGCGGAACTCGCACGCGAGGCGCGGGGAGAGCGCCTTCGAGGCATGCTGGAAGATGCGCAGCGACAGGTTGAGAGCGGGAATACGCTGGAGGCGGCCCTGGCGCGCCACAGCGGTGCAATTCCGCCGATCTATCTCAGCCTGATCCGAATTGGCGAGCGCACGGGCAATCTTCCGGGTGTGCTGCTGCATCTTTCGGCGTTCAGCCAGCGACGGGCCCAGTTGACCCAGCGGCTTCAAGCCCTGCTGGCCTACCCCATCATCCTCCTCATCTCCCTGGTCATTTTTCTCGGTGTTTTTGTCCCTCTCGTCATCAGCCAGTTCGAGATCATGTTCGAGCAGATGGGCGGCTCCCTACCGCTCCCCACGCGCTTGTTGCTCCATGTCGGCCACCTTGTTAAGTCCTTGATACCGTTCATGCCCCTCCTGATCTTGCTTTACATCGGATACGTGATCTTGCTCAACACCCGCGCGCGCGCGGGTGTGCGCTGGCTCCGGGAAGCGCTCCTGCTGGTCACTCCGGTCGCCGGGCGCCTGTACAGGGGTGTGTTGGAGGCCCGCTTCTATCAGGCACTGGGAACGCTGCTGGAAAGTGGCGCCCCGATCGTGGAGAGTATGTGCCTGGCCGGCCTGGCCACAGGCAGTCCGCGCATCGCGTCGGCATCCGTCAGGGCGGCGGCCCGCACGGCTCAAGGAGAGTCCGTGAGTCAGGTACTCCTGCAATTCGGCATAGCGAGGCGTTCCCATGCGTGGATGTTGAATCAGGCTGAAACAGCGGGCACCCTGCCGCTCTCCCTGCGACGGCTCGCGGACAGTTGCCACCGCGAACTCGAGATGGAAGAACTTTCGCTCTGCGCCACCGCTGGTCCTGCGCTAATCGTGATCGCCGGCATTGTCGTCGGCGCATCCATCGTGTCGTGCTTTCTTCCAATCTTTATGCTTCCGCAGCTTGTATGGTGA
- a CDS encoding type II secretion system F family protein translates to MSNLDISDSNRMTSAPPAAPGRYYRWLSHWRDLLAATRALRELVDARLPLGQGLLRLSEDAPRPMLRHSLYWLHRELNGGLTLCQAIENQPNFFPPFYVKLIEAGENGGQLAEVLADLEEELQEQLTFRRRVASINLYLTITLFSQLLLVVIILTFVSPQITALNFQFGGMPPATLQWANTLHAGGIPLVLLGGAILLPLFWIALEFSRLRGGRLSYDWARIAPWIPLIGPAQRRGQLAAACAILGRLLRAGVPLPQALRITSNSALPKSCSGPFARLATAVEGGEDVGVALNHDFVFFPAAFRALVALGASSGQLPEALRQASTLYRNQSVHKARMALELGAPLLILLNGLLVFLVYGAFFITIMSFPLLIS, encoded by the coding sequence ATGTCCAACCTCGATATCTCCGATTCAAACCGGATGACTTCCGCGCCACCCGCGGCACCCGGACGCTACTACCGGTGGCTGAGCCATTGGCGGGATTTACTCGCCGCCACCCGCGCCCTTCGCGAGCTGGTCGATGCCCGGCTCCCTCTGGGGCAGGGCCTTCTTCGGTTGAGTGAGGATGCGCCGCGCCCCATGCTGCGGCATTCACTCTACTGGCTTCACCGCGAATTGAATGGCGGCTTGACCCTTTGCCAGGCGATCGAGAATCAGCCGAATTTCTTTCCACCCTTTTACGTGAAGCTGATTGAGGCGGGCGAGAACGGTGGCCAGCTTGCCGAGGTGCTTGCCGATCTGGAAGAGGAATTGCAAGAGCAGCTCACCTTCCGGCGACGGGTCGCCTCGATTAATCTCTATCTGACCATTACCCTGTTTTCGCAACTTCTCCTGGTCGTGATCATCCTGACCTTTGTGTCACCTCAGATCACTGCGCTGAACTTTCAATTCGGCGGCATGCCCCCAGCGACTTTGCAGTGGGCCAATACGCTTCACGCCGGCGGAATACCCCTTGTATTACTCGGCGGCGCAATACTACTACCGTTGTTCTGGATCGCACTGGAGTTTTCTCGGTTGCGCGGAGGACGGCTATCCTACGACTGGGCACGAATCGCCCCCTGGATACCGCTCATTGGACCGGCGCAGCGGCGGGGCCAGCTTGCCGCGGCATGCGCGATACTCGGGCGGCTTCTGCGCGCCGGAGTCCCCCTTCCACAGGCACTCCGAATTACGTCGAACTCTGCCCTGCCGAAGTCCTGCAGCGGCCCTTTTGCGCGTCTCGCCACGGCGGTTGAGGGCGGTGAAGATGTGGGGGTTGCTCTTAATCATGACTTCGTGTTCTTCCCCGCCGCGTTTCGTGCGTTGGTCGCGCTGGGGGCGTCCAGTGGCCAGCTCCCGGAGGCACTACGGCAAGCTTCGACTCTCTACCGAAACCAGTCGGTCCACAAGGCCCGCATGGCCCTCGAACTGGGAGCCCCCTTGCTCATCCTTCTCAATGGACTATTGGTGTTTCTCGTGTACGGCGCCTTTTTCATAACGATCATGTCCTTTCCGCTGCTGATTTCCTGA